In Bacillota bacterium, the DNA window CGGCTGTCGGTGGTGCTGGCCGCCCTCTCCGTGCTCGCCGCCATGCTGCCGCTGGGCAGCATTCTCTTGTGGGTGGCGCGGCAGGGGCTGGGCGCCATCAACTGGGAGTTCCTGACGCAGCCTCCTCGCCCGGTGGGAGAGCCCGGTGGCGGCATGGCCAACGCCATCGTGGGCACGGTTCAGCTGGTCACCGCTGCCGGTCTCATGGCGGTGCCGGTGGGTGTGATGGCGGGCGTCTACCTGTCAGAGTTTGGCAACACCCGGCTGGCGGAATGGGTCAGGGCTCTGACGG includes these proteins:
- a CDS encoding phosphate ABC transporter permease PtsA; amino-acid sequence: MMAGERTLPQPQALGVRQGVSAGRRIRDRLSVVLAALSVLAAMLPLGSILLWVARQGLGAINWEFLTQPPRPVGEPGGGMANAIVGTVQLVTAAGLMAVPVGVMAGVYLSEFGNTRLAEWVRALTDALTGVPSIVVGIFAYAVVVRPMGHFSGWAGSFALA